From the genome of Ictalurus punctatus breed USDA103 chromosome 28, Coco_2.0, whole genome shotgun sequence, one region includes:
- the LOC108260373 gene encoding carotenoid-cleaving dioxygenase, mitochondrial isoform X2: MALMHRFHIADGQVTYRSRFLRSDSYKQNSEMNRIVVSEFGTLAFPDPCKNIFQRFMSFFERMKPTDNTNVSVIKYKGDYYVSTETNFMYKIDPCTLETKEKVDWSKFIAVNGATAHPHVDPDGTAYNMGNSYSRKGAFYNIIRVPPRNEDHDDTLQGAKVLCSISPADKNKPSYYHSFAMSENYVVFVEQPIKMDLLKIVTSKMRGKGISDCIYWDPKQETVFHVVNKHNGKVHPVKYHTTALSTFHQINAFEEDGFLIVDMCCSDDGKALNIYYLQNLRKSGEALDEVYKSIDKFFPRRFVLPLCITNDTPLNQNLNTRPNSSASAVCLSKDKVFCMSEDLYDNELLDYGGLDFPHIHYDRCNTKPYRYIYGCGFGHLIADSLIKIDLESKKLKAWYQSGLYPSEPVFVPSPNAEEEDDGVILSVILTPTEDKGTFLLVLDAKTFEELGRAKVPVNIPSGFHGTFNTLV, from the exons ATGGCATTGATGCACCGCTTTCATATTGCTGATGGTCAAGTGACCTATAGGAGTCGTTTTCTGCGCAGTGACTCCTACAAGCAGAACAGTGAGATGAATCGAATTGTGGTGTCCGAATTTGGCACTCTTGCTTTCCCTGACCCATGCAAGAATATCTTCCAGCGCTTCATGTCCTTCTTTGAGAGGATGA AGCCAACAGACAACACTAACGTGAGCGTCATCAAATACAAAGGTGACTACTATGTCAGCACAGAGActaactttatgtacaaaattGATCCGTGCACTCTGGAAACAAAAGAGAAG GTGGACTGGAGCAAGTTCATTGCCGTTAATGGTGCAACCGCCCACCCCCATGTTGACCCAGATGGTACAGCCTACAACATGGGCAACTCCTATAGCAGGAAAG GTGCTTTTTACAACATTATCAGAGTGCCCCCAAGGAATGAAGACCATGATGATACACTGCAGGGGGCAAAGGTGCTGTGTTCCATTTCTCCTGCTGATAAAAACAAACCTTCCTATTACCACAGCTTTG CCATGTCTGAGAACTATGTGGTGTTCGTCGAACAGCCCATAAAGATGGACCTTCTTAAGATAGTGACATCTAAGATGAGGGGGAAAGGCATAAGTGACTGTATCTACTGGGACCCAAAACAAGAGACTGTCTTCCATGTTGTAAACAAACATAATGGAAAG GTGCATCCAGTGAAGTACCACACCACGGCTCTATCCACCTTTCACCAGATAAATGCGTTTGAGGAGGATGGCTTCCTTATAGTGGATATGTGCTGCTCAGATGATGGCAAGGCCCTTAATATCTATTATCTTCAGAACTTGCGCAAGTCTGGAGAAGCACTGGATGAG GTATACAAAAGCATAGACAAATTTTTTCCTCGCCGCTTTGTTCTGCCTTTGTGCATTACCAATGATACTCCACTGAACCAGAACCTCAACACACGGCCAAACAGCTCTGCTTCTGCAGTCTGCCTCAGCAAAGACAAG GTGTTCTGCATGTCTGAGGATCTCTATGACAATGAACTGCTGGATTATGGTGGTTTGGACTTCCCACACATTCACTATGATCGATGCAACACCAAACCATACCGTTACATCTATGGCTGTGGCTTTGGTCACCTGATTGCAGACTCGCTGATCAAAATAGACCTGGAGAGTAAAAAGCTAAAG GCATGGTATCAGTCAGGCCTCTATCCATCTGAGCCTGTGTTTGTCCCCTCACCTAATGCAGAGGAAGAAGATGATGGAGTCATCCTCTCTGTTATCCTCACACCCACTGAG GATAAAGGTACTTTCTTGCTGGTTCTGGATGCTAAGACGTTTGAAGAACTGGGTAGGGCTAAAGTGCCTGTTAACATTCCCTCAGGCTTCCATGGAACCTTTAACACTTTGGTATAG
- the LOC108260373 gene encoding carotenoid-cleaving dioxygenase, mitochondrial isoform X1, translated as MMAQRNYFHISRSAIGSTSPFTMSHGKPHPIDFNNKQKSTLREHNGLQDIAPLVQSVEETPEPIPTTIKGTIPTWICGNLLRNGPGKFEFGNQQFNHWFDGMALMHRFHIADGQVTYRSRFLRSDSYKQNSEMNRIVVSEFGTLAFPDPCKNIFQRFMSFFERMKPTDNTNVSVIKYKGDYYVSTETNFMYKIDPCTLETKEKVDWSKFIAVNGATAHPHVDPDGTAYNMGNSYSRKGAFYNIIRVPPRNEDHDDTLQGAKVLCSISPADKNKPSYYHSFAMSENYVVFVEQPIKMDLLKIVTSKMRGKGISDCIYWDPKQETVFHVVNKHNGKVHPVKYHTTALSTFHQINAFEEDGFLIVDMCCSDDGKALNIYYLQNLRKSGEALDEVYKSIDKFFPRRFVLPLCITNDTPLNQNLNTRPNSSASAVCLSKDKVFCMSEDLYDNELLDYGGLDFPHIHYDRCNTKPYRYIYGCGFGHLIADSLIKIDLESKKLKAWYQSGLYPSEPVFVPSPNAEEEDDGVILSVILTPTEDKGTFLLVLDAKTFEELGRAKVPVNIPSGFHGTFNTLV; from the exons ATGATGG CCCAACGCAACTATTTCCACATTTCCCGCTCTGCCATCGGCAGCACATCACCTTTCACCATGTCTCATGGAAAGCCTCATCCAATAG ATTTTAACAATAAGCAAAAAAGTACCCTCAGGGAGCATAATGGGCTTCAAGATATTGCCCCATTGGTGCAGAGTGTGGAGGAAACTCCAGAACCTATCCCTACTACCATCAAAGGCACAATCCCTACATGGATCTGTGGAAATCTTCTTCGCAATGGCCCTGGAAAGTTTGAGTTTGGAAATCAACA ATTTAATCACTGGTTTGATGGAATGGCATTGATGCACCGCTTTCATATTGCTGATGGTCAAGTGACCTATAGGAGTCGTTTTCTGCGCAGTGACTCCTACAAGCAGAACAGTGAGATGAATCGAATTGTGGTGTCCGAATTTGGCACTCTTGCTTTCCCTGACCCATGCAAGAATATCTTCCAGCGCTTCATGTCCTTCTTTGAGAGGATGA AGCCAACAGACAACACTAACGTGAGCGTCATCAAATACAAAGGTGACTACTATGTCAGCACAGAGActaactttatgtacaaaattGATCCGTGCACTCTGGAAACAAAAGAGAAG GTGGACTGGAGCAAGTTCATTGCCGTTAATGGTGCAACCGCCCACCCCCATGTTGACCCAGATGGTACAGCCTACAACATGGGCAACTCCTATAGCAGGAAAG GTGCTTTTTACAACATTATCAGAGTGCCCCCAAGGAATGAAGACCATGATGATACACTGCAGGGGGCAAAGGTGCTGTGTTCCATTTCTCCTGCTGATAAAAACAAACCTTCCTATTACCACAGCTTTG CCATGTCTGAGAACTATGTGGTGTTCGTCGAACAGCCCATAAAGATGGACCTTCTTAAGATAGTGACATCTAAGATGAGGGGGAAAGGCATAAGTGACTGTATCTACTGGGACCCAAAACAAGAGACTGTCTTCCATGTTGTAAACAAACATAATGGAAAG GTGCATCCAGTGAAGTACCACACCACGGCTCTATCCACCTTTCACCAGATAAATGCGTTTGAGGAGGATGGCTTCCTTATAGTGGATATGTGCTGCTCAGATGATGGCAAGGCCCTTAATATCTATTATCTTCAGAACTTGCGCAAGTCTGGAGAAGCACTGGATGAG GTATACAAAAGCATAGACAAATTTTTTCCTCGCCGCTTTGTTCTGCCTTTGTGCATTACCAATGATACTCCACTGAACCAGAACCTCAACACACGGCCAAACAGCTCTGCTTCTGCAGTCTGCCTCAGCAAAGACAAG GTGTTCTGCATGTCTGAGGATCTCTATGACAATGAACTGCTGGATTATGGTGGTTTGGACTTCCCACACATTCACTATGATCGATGCAACACCAAACCATACCGTTACATCTATGGCTGTGGCTTTGGTCACCTGATTGCAGACTCGCTGATCAAAATAGACCTGGAGAGTAAAAAGCTAAAG GCATGGTATCAGTCAGGCCTCTATCCATCTGAGCCTGTGTTTGTCCCCTCACCTAATGCAGAGGAAGAAGATGATGGAGTCATCCTCTCTGTTATCCTCACACCCACTGAG GATAAAGGTACTTTCTTGCTGGTTCTGGATGCTAAGACGTTTGAAGAACTGGGTAGGGCTAAAGTGCCTGTTAACATTCCCTCAGGCTTCCATGGAACCTTTAACACTTTGGTATAG